In Anaerotignum faecicola, the following are encoded in one genomic region:
- a CDS encoding 5-formyltetrahydrofolate cyclo-ligase: MKNEMRREFLAKRNSMPKEEQEEKSRAIIKKLLNSAEYKNARTIFVYINMGSEVRTTEFIEKAWADGKKVAVPIAKKDRLMYFVEITSFENMSRTKLGVTEPDIPMEKQVFPDSKSMFIVPGSMFDIKKNRCGYGGGYYDTYTSEHNVKNTIGVCYDFQLAEKIPTDRYDRKLDKIITELRTIE, from the coding sequence ATGAAAAACGAAATGAGGCGCGAGTTCCTTGCCAAAAGGAATTCAATGCCCAAAGAAGAACAGGAAGAAAAAAGCCGCGCAATAATAAAAAAGCTTTTAAACAGCGCCGAATATAAAAACGCCCGGACAATTTTTGTTTATATAAATATGGGTTCGGAAGTGCGGACAACCGAATTTATTGAAAAAGCATGGGCCGACGGGAAAAAAGTGGCCGTTCCCATAGCAAAAAAAGACCGCCTTATGTATTTTGTCGAAATAACTTCCTTTGAAAACATGTCGCGTACAAAGCTCGGCGTAACGGAGCCCGATATACCCATGGAAAAACAGGTTTTTCCCGACAGCAAATCCATGTTCATAGTTCCCGGCAGTATGTTCGACATTAAAAAAAACCGCTGCGGATACGGCGGCGGGTACTATGATACTTACACGTCGGAGCATAACGTTAAAAATACAATAGGCGTCTGCTACGACTTCCAGCTTGCCGAAAAAATACCGACGGACAGATATGACAGAAAACTTGACAAAATAATCACGGAACTGCGTACAATAGAATAA
- the proB gene encoding glutamate 5-kinase, giving the protein MDYRQKLKDHKRIVIKIGTSTVTYPNGRINLKRMEQLAWVLADLNNQGKDVVLVSSGAMGVGSADLGLTERPTEIRLKQAAASVGQASLIQIYKNFFNEYNQKVAQILLTKEDIKNEERRTTASTTFETLFRMQVVPIVNNNDAVATVNFEFSDNDTLSAVVANLIGADLLVLLTDIDALYDANPRKNPGAKRISVVEEVTDNILSMAGEKGSIFSVGGMETKLLAAKRCRESRTDMVIALGEDPRILNKIIEGEDIGTLFINKEFQK; this is encoded by the coding sequence ATGGATTACAGGCAAAAACTTAAAGACCACAAACGCATTGTTATAAAAATAGGCACGTCAACCGTTACATACCCAAACGGGAGAATAAACCTCAAACGCATGGAACAGCTTGCATGGGTGCTTGCGGACCTTAACAACCAAGGAAAGGACGTTGTGCTTGTTTCTTCAGGCGCAATGGGCGTTGGTTCCGCCGATCTCGGCTTAACGGAACGCCCGACGGAAATCAGGCTGAAACAGGCGGCGGCTTCAGTCGGACAAGCTTCATTAATACAAATTTATAAAAACTTTTTTAACGAATATAATCAAAAAGTTGCACAGATACTTCTTACAAAAGAAGATATTAAAAACGAAGAACGCCGTACAACCGCCTCTACTACATTTGAAACGCTTTTCCGCATGCAGGTTGTGCCAATCGTAAACAACAACGACGCCGTTGCAACGGTTAATTTTGAATTTTCCGACAACGACACTCTTTCAGCCGTGGTGGCCAACCTTATAGGGGCCGATCTTCTTGTGCTTTTAACGGACATTGACGCGCTCTATGACGCAAACCCGCGTAAAAACCCCGGCGCAAAACGTATCTCCGTTGTGGAAGAAGTTACGGACAACATATTATCCATGGCGGGCGAAAAAGGCAGTATTTTCTCTGTAGGCGGCATGGAAACAAAGCTTCTGGCGGCAAAACGCTGCCGCGAAAGCCGCACAGACATGGTTATCGCCCTCGGCGAAGATCCCCGCATACTTAACAAAATCATTGAAGGCGAGGATATAGGCACATTATTTATAAACAAGGAGTTTCAAAAATGA